One stretch of Tenrec ecaudatus isolate mTenEca1 chromosome 18, mTenEca1.hap1, whole genome shotgun sequence DNA includes these proteins:
- the CLEC3A gene encoding C-type lectin domain family 3 member A: MAKRGLVICILVITLFLDQTTSHTSKLKGRKHSKRRVKEKDGDLKTQVEKLWREVNALKEMQALQTVCLRGTKFHKKCYLASEVSKHFHEANEDCISKGGTLVIPRNSDETNALRDYGKKSLPGVNDFWVGINDMVTEGKFVDVHGTAISFLNWDRAQPSGGKRENCVLFSQSAQGKWSDEVCRSSKRYICEFTIP; this comes from the exons ATGGCCAAGAGGGGACTTGTCATCTGCATCCTGGTTATCACCTTGTTCCTGGACCAGACCACCAGCCACACTTCCAAGTTAAAAGGCAGGAAGCACAGCAAACGCCGAGTGAAAG AGAAGGATGGAGACCTGAAGACTCAAGTTGAAAAGCTCTGGAGGGAAGTCAACGCCCTGAAGGAAATGCAGGCCCTACAGACAG TCTGTCTCCGAGGCACAAAATTTCACAAGAAATGCTACCTGGCCTCCGAAGTCTCGAAGCATTTCCACGAAGCCAACGAAGACTGCATCTCCAAGGGAGGCACCCTGGTGATCCCCAGAAACTCAGATGAGACCAATGCCCTCCGAGACTATGGGAAGAAAAGCCTGCCTGGTGTCAACGACTTCTGGGTGGGCATCAACGACATGGTCACCGAAGGCAAGTTTGTCGATGTCCATGGAACTGCCATCTCCTTCCTGAACTGGGACCGGGCTCAGCCGAGCGGTGGCAAACGGGAAAACTGTGTCCTGTTCTCCCAGTCGGCTCAGGGCAAGTGGAGTGACGAGGTCTGCCGGAGCAGCAAGAGATACATCTGCGAGTTTACCATCCCTTAA